The DNA sequence GCGTCGCCGCGGCCGCCGCACTGCCGGGACAGGGATGCTGAGGCGGTGGCGCGAGAAGTAACCTGGGACCTGTGAAGCTGCTGGGCCGAAACAAGGATGACTCCGAGGGCGCTGGAGGCGCGGACGACTCGCGCAAGCAGGGCTCCTCGCTCGACGTCGACGCGACGTCCGCCGCCCGCGACGCGCGGCCTGGCACCGCGCCGAAGGGCCGCCCGACGCCCAAACGCAACGAGGCGTCCCGCCGACGCGGCCCGGTGGCCCCGGCGCCCATGACGTCGGCCGAGGCGCGGCGGCGCCGCAAGGAACTGCGGGGCCCGAAGCTTTCCCGCGAGGAGCGCAAGGTCGAGAAGGCCGCCCGCCGCTCCGAGATGTCCGAGCGCCGCGAACGCATGATGGCCGGTGAGGACGCGTATCTGCTGCCGCGCGACAAAGGCCCGGTGCGGCGCTACGTGCGCGATGTGGTCGACGCGCGGCGCAACCTGCTGGGGCTGTTCATGCCCTCGGCGCTCGGGCTGATCTTCGTCATGTTGGCGGTGCCGTCGGTCCAGGTTCAGCAGCTGCTCTCCCCGGCGATGCTCGTGTTGGTGTTCGTCATGGTGATCGACGGCTTCGTGCTG is a window from the Mycolicibacterium poriferae genome containing:
- a CDS encoding DUF3043 domain-containing protein codes for the protein MKLLGRNKDDSEGAGGADDSRKQGSSLDVDATSAARDARPGTAPKGRPTPKRNEASRRRGPVAPAPMTSAEARRRRKELRGPKLSREERKVEKAARRSEMSERRERMMAGEDAYLLPRDKGPVRRYVRDVVDARRNLLGLFMPSALGLIFVMLAVPSVQVQQLLSPAMLVLVFVMVIDGFVLGRKVNRMVDEKFPDNTETGWKLGFYAASRASQLRRMRAPRPQVERGASVG